One Verrucomicrobiota bacterium DNA window includes the following coding sequences:
- a CDS encoding sulfatase — MKRARAFIKGVLGSARGRAELQPGRLHSPFSNASLRLKLRTWVITLIIACCCWVTTTRSVEARPPNFVFILIDDLGWTDLGCFGSTFYKTPNIDRLAEQGMKFTAAYAACPVCSPTRASILTGKYPARLHLTDWLPGRGDGPSQKLLRPDFLRQLPLAEVTLAEALKPAGYVSASIGKWHLGGKGFSPEDQGFDLNIAGNDAGSPASYFHPYRNANRSIRSLEDGMPGEYLTDRLTTEAEKFIERHKGKPFFLYLAHYAVHIPLAAKSELIARFQNAANPGQTHTNAVYAAMIQSVDESVGRVMEKLEELKLADNTVIFFMSDNGGLAVKEGPNTPSTSNAPLREGKGYLYEGGIRAPLIIRWPGVIQAGSICHTPVCSIDFFPTILEMAGVKFRQSVDGVSLVPLLKQIGDFKRDALYWHYPHYANQGGKPGGIIRQGDYKLIEFYEDGHLELYDLKQDIGEKHNLADRMPDKAMALEVKLDAWRRDVKAQMMNPNPNYDAGVKAGK, encoded by the coding sequence ATGAAAAGAGCCAGAGCATTTATAAAAGGCGTTTTGGGTTCGGCGCGAGGGCGCGCCGAATTGCAGCCGGGGCGGCTGCATTCCCCATTCTCGAATGCATCGTTGCGGCTGAAATTGAGGACATGGGTGATAACGCTCATCATCGCATGTTGTTGTTGGGTCACAACAACGCGATCTGTTGAAGCACGCCCGCCCAACTTTGTTTTCATTCTTATCGACGACCTCGGGTGGACGGATCTCGGCTGTTTCGGAAGCACATTTTACAAGACGCCGAACATCGACCGGCTCGCCGAGCAAGGGATGAAATTCACCGCTGCTTACGCCGCCTGCCCGGTTTGTTCACCGACACGCGCCAGCATTCTGACGGGCAAATATCCGGCACGGTTGCACCTGACCGACTGGCTGCCCGGCCGTGGCGACGGACCCTCGCAAAAACTGTTGCGTCCCGATTTTCTCCGCCAGCTCCCGCTCGCTGAAGTGACCCTGGCCGAGGCGCTGAAACCTGCGGGTTACGTTTCGGCAAGCATCGGCAAATGGCATCTCGGCGGCAAGGGGTTCAGCCCGGAAGATCAGGGATTTGATCTGAACATCGCCGGCAATGACGCCGGTTCGCCCGCTAGTTATTTCCATCCCTATCGCAATGCGAATCGCAGCATTCGATCGCTCGAAGACGGCATGCCGGGAGAATACCTCACGGATCGTCTCACCACTGAAGCGGAAAAGTTCATTGAGCGCCACAAAGGCAAACCGTTCTTTCTCTACCTCGCGCACTATGCCGTCCATATTCCATTGGCCGCCAAATCGGAACTCATCGCCAGATTTCAAAACGCTGCCAACCCCGGCCAGACGCACACCAACGCAGTTTATGCGGCGATGATTCAAAGCGTGGACGAAAGCGTCGGGCGCGTGATGGAAAAACTGGAGGAGCTCAAGCTCGCCGACAACACAGTCATCTTTTTTATGTCCGACAACGGCGGCCTGGCTGTGAAAGAAGGGCCGAACACGCCATCGACCTCCAACGCGCCGTTGCGGGAAGGCAAAGGCTATTTGTATGAAGGCGGCATTCGTGCGCCACTGATCATTCGCTGGCCCGGCGTCATTCAAGCCGGCAGTATTTGTCACACGCCGGTTTGCAGCATCGATTTCTTTCCGACGATTCTCGAAATGGCCGGCGTGAAATTCCGGCAGTCTGTCGATGGCGTCAGCCTCGTGCCGTTGCTGAAGCAGATCGGCGACTTCAAACGCGACGCGCTCTACTGGCATTATCCGCACTACGCGAACCAAGGCGGCAAACCGGGCGGGATCATTCGTCAAGGCGACTACAAGCTGATTGAGTTTTACGAAGACGGACACCTGGAGCTTTACGATCTCAAGCAGGACATCGGCGAAAAGCATAATCTGGCGGACAGAATGCCGGACAAGGCGATGGCCTTGGAAGTGAAACTCGATGCCTGGCGTCGGGATGTGAAAGCTCAAATGATGAATCCGAATCCGAATTACGATGCTGGCGTAAAAGCGGGAAAGTGA
- a CDS encoding fibronectin type III domain-containing protein, producing the protein MLATSAVILLWQCTGESVRALDNGIDPANLGKGDWIYFLSQATNQLGGHVPGVRDVPSLMAFEKSQGMHFIVVKAGTGAADFPSPTNPQFTAHLVNEAHAAGLRIFGYTRSDGADVAGEIVLATRIYNLGADGFVIDAEAEWESANLPDNLNKALQLGAGIKTNFPTRFLAHAPFPIIGNHTTFPYKEFGFHCDAVMPQAYWKSIGVSPAYMVRWMDIEWRNWQNSLTGQWTNAIKPLAPVGQGWSPSAREITTGAEITAFVNALKNDTNPPTAGGYKGASYWRADLHNADMWTAIATNSIGDPNTNPPVIFNLVVSNITNASAIISWNTDTRSDSVVEIGTTTDSASSITNAALVYAHSITLSGLDAATTNRFRVKSTDAAFRQSVSSNFTFVTKPAGVITNSLIDN; encoded by the coding sequence TTGCTCGCCACGTCAGCCGTTATTCTGCTTTGGCAATGCACCGGGGAAAGTGTGCGCGCATTGGACAACGGCATTGACCCTGCCAATCTCGGCAAGGGTGATTGGATTTACTTTCTTTCCCAGGCCACAAACCAGCTCGGCGGTCATGTGCCCGGCGTGCGCGATGTCCCCAGCCTGATGGCGTTTGAAAAAAGCCAGGGGATGCATTTTATTGTCGTCAAGGCCGGAACGGGCGCCGCCGACTTTCCCTCGCCAACCAATCCCCAATTCACCGCCCATCTTGTGAATGAAGCTCATGCGGCGGGACTGAGGATCTTTGGCTACACGCGCTCGGACGGCGCCGATGTCGCGGGTGAGATTGTCCTGGCGACCAGAATATACAATCTGGGCGCGGACGGCTTTGTCATCGACGCCGAGGCCGAATGGGAATCCGCAAACTTGCCGGACAACCTGAACAAGGCGCTGCAACTGGGTGCGGGAATCAAAACCAATTTCCCCACGCGATTTCTCGCTCACGCGCCATTCCCGATCATCGGCAATCACACCACGTTTCCTTACAAAGAATTCGGCTTCCACTGCGACGCCGTCATGCCGCAGGCTTATTGGAAAAGCATTGGAGTATCGCCGGCTTACATGGTTCGTTGGATGGACATCGAATGGCGCAACTGGCAGAATTCACTCACCGGACAATGGACGAATGCCATCAAGCCGCTCGCGCCGGTCGGCCAGGGTTGGAGTCCCTCGGCGAGAGAAATTACGACTGGCGCGGAAATCACCGCGTTCGTCAATGCCTTGAAGAATGACACCAATCCGCCAACGGCTGGCGGCTACAAAGGAGCGAGTTACTGGCGGGCCGACCTGCACAACGCCGACATGTGGACGGCCATCGCCACAAACAGCATTGGCGATCCAAACACCAATCCGCCGGTGATTTTTAATCTTGTGGTCAGCAACATCACGAATGCCAGCGCCATCATCAGTTGGAACACGGATACGCGTTCTGACAGCGTGGTTGAAATTGGAACGACAACCGACTCCGCCAGCTCGATTACGAACGCAGCACTCGTTTATGCGCATTCAATCACTTTGAGCGGCTTGGACGCTGCGACTACGAATCGTTTCCGCGTCAAATCCACGGACGCAGCTTTCCGTCAATCCGTTTCCAGCAACTTCACCTTTGTGACGAAGCCAGCGGGAGTCATCACGAATTCTCTCATCGACAACTGA
- a CDS encoding sulfatase gives MKFESFWRQYRWIATALLMLPMIFCTEESSSAAARLPNVIIVFADDLGWGDLGCYGNTKFKTPNIDRMASEGARLTQFYSACPYCAPSRASLMTGRYQFRSGVVNNPSPDSGINDIGIPASEITLGQAFQKAGYRTICIGKWHLGHKPEFYPTRHGFDEYLGILYSNDMRPVQVLDGEKVVEYPVVQATLTKRYTERALSFIERNRKKPFFLYLPGAMPHKPLAASEAFYKKSGGGLYGDAVAELDWCVGQVLAKLKELGLDENTLVFFSSDNGPWYGGSTGGLRGMKSNTWEGGIREPLIARWPGKIPAGHESREPAIMVDLFVTALTAAGIPIPQDRVIDGKDIFPLLTSEAKTPHEALFAMQGAKLYTVRSGPWKLHVIAPNKPRVMKPDEKWIDARAPDGVTILAPYEQAHPSQYPGVLTGDETKAMSLFNLEDDPAEQHDVAEQHPDVVRRLKALYDAMNQQLLLAKPGQPSGTTGKL, from the coding sequence ATGAAATTCGAATCATTTTGGCGGCAATACCGCTGGATTGCGACTGCCCTGTTGATGCTGCCGATGATTTTCTGCACCGAAGAAAGTTCAAGCGCTGCGGCGCGCCTGCCGAACGTAATCATAGTTTTTGCCGACGACCTCGGCTGGGGTGATCTCGGTTGTTACGGCAACACGAAATTCAAGACGCCGAACATCGACCGCATGGCGAGTGAAGGCGCGCGGTTGACCCAGTTCTACAGCGCATGTCCCTACTGCGCGCCGTCGCGGGCGTCGCTGATGACGGGCCGCTATCAGTTCCGAAGCGGTGTGGTGAACAACCCATCGCCCGACTCGGGCATCAACGACATTGGCATACCTGCTTCGGAAATCACTTTGGGCCAGGCGTTCCAGAAGGCGGGTTACAGAACCATCTGCATAGGCAAATGGCATCTCGGTCACAAGCCGGAGTTTTATCCGACGCGCCACGGTTTCGATGAATATCTCGGCATCCTTTACAGCAACGACATGCGGCCCGTGCAAGTGCTCGACGGCGAGAAGGTCGTGGAGTATCCGGTGGTTCAGGCAACGCTCACCAAACGCTACACCGAACGCGCGCTTTCATTCATTGAGCGCAACCGGAAGAAACCATTTTTCCTCTATCTACCCGGCGCCATGCCGCACAAACCGCTGGCCGCCTCGGAAGCATTTTACAAGAAAAGCGGCGGTGGACTTTACGGCGACGCCGTGGCGGAACTCGATTGGTGCGTCGGCCAGGTGCTGGCGAAACTCAAGGAGCTTGGATTGGACGAGAACACACTGGTCTTCTTTTCCAGCGACAATGGCCCGTGGTACGGCGGCAGCACGGGCGGATTGCGCGGCATGAAAAGCAACACTTGGGAAGGCGGCATTCGCGAACCGTTGATCGCGCGCTGGCCCGGGAAAATTCCCGCAGGTCACGAGAGCCGTGAACCGGCTATCATGGTTGACCTCTTTGTGACGGCATTGACTGCCGCCGGGATTCCGATTCCCCAAGATCGCGTCATCGATGGCAAAGACATTTTTCCGTTGCTGACCTCCGAGGCCAAGACCCCGCACGAGGCGTTATTCGCGATGCAAGGCGCGAAGCTTTACACCGTTCGCAGTGGTCCGTGGAAGTTGCACGTCATTGCGCCAAACAAACCCCGGGTCATGAAACCGGACGAGAAATGGATCGACGCGCGCGCGCCGGACGGCGTGACGATTCTGGCGCCGTATGAGCAAGCTCATCCCAGTCAATATCCCGGCGTGTTGACCGGCGACGAAACCAAGGCGATGTCGCTTTTCAATCTGGAAGATGATCCCGCAGAGCAACACGACGTCGCGGAACAACACCCCGATGTGGTCAGACGATTGAAGGCGCTCTATGACGCGATGAACCAACAGTTGCTACTCGCGAAGCCAGGCCAACCGTCTGGCACCACCGGGAAATTATGA
- a CDS encoding sulfatase produces the protein MKRPITCSRRREQADSRDARQRPSASLLRRLRSAHGLCASLIVLLIACSCWFAITHAAESRPPNVLFIAIDDLNDWIGALGKRPDVQTPNLDRLAKRGMLFTRAYCSAPACNPSRASLLTGVRPASSGVYHNSQPWRPVLPNVVTLPQNFMANGYYVAGGGKIFHNSFNDRKSWEVYLKPQPSPEPANKPVNGLHAAQFDWGPVNVGDDEMGDFKVVDWGIAQLKAKHDKPMFLAVGLIRPHLPWYVPQKYFDLYPLGQITLPKIKADDLDDIPPIGRQMAKPEGDHKKVVEAKQWEKAVQGYLASITFADAQVGRLLDAFDASAYATNSIIVLWSDHGWHLGEKQHWRKFALWEEATRVTFMIVAPGVTKPNQHCERTVNLMDIYPTLIELCGLPKKEGHEATSIMPLLKNPAQAWDHPSVTTHGRNNHAVRNERWRYIRYSDGTEELYDHNADPLEWTNLASNAKYEVTKKQLAVWLPTTNAPDAPTAGKNSDDGDNVKPKKSQ, from the coding sequence ATGAAGCGGCCGATAACTTGTAGCCGCCGCCGCGAGCAGGCAGACTCTCGCGACGCGCGCCAACGTCCATCCGCCTCGTTACTTCGGCGGCTACGTTCGGCGCATGGATTGTGTGCCTCGCTCATCGTGCTCCTCATCGCGTGTTCTTGCTGGTTTGCGATAACGCACGCCGCCGAATCGCGTCCGCCCAACGTTCTCTTCATCGCCATTGATGATCTCAACGATTGGATCGGCGCGCTCGGCAAACGCCCTGACGTCCAGACACCCAATCTCGACCGGCTCGCAAAGCGCGGCATGTTGTTTACTCGCGCTTATTGTTCCGCCCCCGCGTGCAACCCGTCGCGGGCCAGTCTGCTCACTGGCGTCCGCCCTGCATCGTCCGGTGTCTATCACAATAGCCAGCCGTGGCGGCCAGTGCTGCCCAACGTCGTCACGTTGCCCCAAAATTTTATGGCCAACGGCTATTACGTCGCCGGTGGTGGAAAGATTTTCCACAACTCATTCAACGATCGAAAGTCGTGGGAGGTTTACCTCAAACCGCAGCCGTCGCCCGAGCCAGCCAATAAACCCGTCAACGGTTTGCACGCCGCGCAGTTCGATTGGGGTCCAGTCAACGTCGGCGATGACGAGATGGGCGACTTTAAAGTGGTCGATTGGGGCATCGCCCAGTTGAAGGCGAAACATGATAAGCCCATGTTTCTGGCAGTGGGTTTGATTCGTCCGCACTTGCCCTGGTATGTGCCGCAGAAATATTTTGATCTTTATCCGCTGGGACAAATTACTTTGCCCAAGATCAAAGCCGACGATCTCGACGACATTCCACCGATCGGCCGTCAAATGGCCAAGCCCGAAGGTGATCACAAAAAAGTCGTCGAAGCGAAGCAATGGGAGAAAGCGGTGCAAGGTTATCTGGCGAGCATCACTTTCGCCGACGCGCAAGTCGGTCGGCTGTTGGACGCGTTTGACGCCAGCGCTTATGCGACGAACAGCATCATTGTTCTGTGGAGCGATCACGGCTGGCATCTCGGCGAGAAGCAGCACTGGCGCAAGTTCGCGCTTTGGGAGGAAGCCACCCGTGTCACGTTCATGATTGTTGCACCCGGTGTCACAAAACCAAACCAACATTGCGAGCGGACGGTCAACCTCATGGACATTTACCCTACGTTGATCGAACTGTGCGGGTTGCCGAAGAAGGAAGGCCATGAAGCGACCAGCATCATGCCGTTATTAAAGAATCCTGCACAGGCTTGGGATCATCCATCAGTCACGACTCATGGACGCAACAACCACGCCGTTCGCAACGAGCGCTGGCGCTACATCCGTTATAGTGACGGCACCGAAGAACTTTACGATCACAATGCCGATCCACTCGAATGGACAAACCTCGCGAGCAACGCCAAATACGAAGTTACCAAGAAACAACTCGCCGTTTGGTTGCCGACAACCAACGCGCCGGATGCGCCAACCGCTGGGAAAAACTCCGACGACGGCGACAACGTGAAGCCGAAGAAATCACAGTGA
- a CDS encoding beta-lactamase family protein, translated as MSVASSRWAALPLCTALLVPPFSSGAAETQSIDKLLELIRKQHDLPALAAAVVKGGRTVALGAVGFRKYGETVKVTSADQFHIGSCTESMTATFVAMLVEQGRLSWDTTIANVFPDLAASMQPQYRDVTLEQLLSHRGGFPNETAPPGKTLLDLHKLAGTRREQRRAYLEMALRTPPEARPGEKFIYSNMGYVVVGAMAEKVMNASWEDLTTRMLFKPLGMTSAGFGAMGTPGKIDQPWQHALEATNHHAIGPGPRSDNPLVIGPAGTVYCSLGDWAKFVAIHVRGETNWVGLLKPETFRKLHTPMFGGDYAFGWAVANRKWGGGRVLTHNGSNNQNFAVVWIAPLRDFAVLVATNQGGDEGAKACDETAAALIKEFLSKSQ; from the coding sequence ATGAGCGTCGCGTCTTCACGGTGGGCCGCCCTCCCTCTTTGCACTGCTCTCCTCGTTCCACCTTTTTCGTCAGGCGCAGCCGAGACACAGTCCATCGACAAACTGCTCGAGTTGATTCGCAAACAACACGACCTGCCGGCATTAGCGGCGGCGGTCGTGAAGGGTGGACGCACGGTCGCCCTTGGCGCAGTCGGATTTCGAAAATACGGCGAGACTGTCAAGGTCACGAGCGCCGACCAGTTCCACATCGGATCGTGCACAGAATCCATGACCGCAACGTTTGTGGCCATGCTGGTGGAACAAGGCCGGCTCTCATGGGACACAACCATCGCGAATGTTTTTCCGGACCTCGCTGCGTCGATGCAGCCGCAGTACCGGGACGTGACGCTGGAGCAACTTCTATCGCATCGCGGCGGCTTTCCAAATGAGACAGCGCCACCGGGCAAAACACTTTTGGATCTGCACAAACTTGCCGGCACACGGCGCGAGCAGCGACGAGCGTACCTCGAAATGGCGTTGCGCACACCTCCAGAGGCCAGGCCGGGAGAAAAATTCATTTATTCCAACATGGGTTATGTCGTCGTGGGTGCGATGGCTGAGAAAGTCATGAACGCTTCATGGGAAGACTTGACGACGCGAATGTTGTTCAAGCCCCTTGGAATGACGAGCGCGGGATTCGGCGCCATGGGCACGCCGGGTAAAATCGATCAGCCCTGGCAACACGCGCTCGAAGCCACGAACCACCACGCCATCGGTCCCGGCCCGCGCAGTGACAACCCTCTCGTCATCGGTCCGGCCGGAACTGTGTATTGCTCGCTGGGTGACTGGGCGAAATTCGTCGCCATCCACGTGCGCGGCGAGACGAACTGGGTAGGCCTGTTGAAACCGGAAACTTTCAGGAAGCTGCACACGCCGATGTTCGGCGGCGATTACGCGTTCGGGTGGGCGGTCGCGAATCGCAAGTGGGGTGGTGGTCGCGTTCTGACTCACAACGGCAGCAACAACCAAAACTTCGCCGTGGTGTGGATCGCGCCGTTGCGCGACTTCGCGGTGCTCGTGGCGACCAATCAAGGCGGCGACGAAGGCGCGAAGGCTTGCGACGAAACGGCGGCAGCGCTCATCAAGGAGTTTCTCAGCAAGAGCCAATAG
- a CDS encoding rhodanese-like domain-containing protein: protein MRNLFTLICASALLLGGDKIHAQGKDAPSNKQSDQKVSVKNLDANEAEKLLKENKKVVVLDVRTPKEFSAGHIAGATNINFFDTDFAKKLAALDKSQPYLVHCAVGGRSAKARELMKTQQFRTIYHLEGGIKAWEKAGKPVER from the coding sequence ATGAGAAATCTGTTCACACTGATTTGTGCATCCGCCCTGCTGCTAGGCGGCGACAAAATCCACGCCCAAGGCAAAGACGCTCCTTCCAACAAACAATCCGACCAGAAAGTCTCCGTCAAGAATCTCGATGCTAACGAAGCGGAAAAACTTCTGAAAGAGAACAAGAAAGTGGTTGTGCTCGATGTCCGCACCCCCAAGGAATTTTCCGCCGGGCACATTGCCGGCGCCACAAACATCAATTTCTTCGACACCGACTTTGCAAAGAAGCTGGCGGCGCTCGATAAAAGCCAGCCGTACCTCGTCCATTGCGCCGTCGGCGGCCGCAGCGCCAAAGCGCGCGAATTGATGAAGACCCAGCAATTCAGGACGATTTACCATCTCGAGGGCGGCATCAAGGCGTGGGAGAAAGCCGGCAAACCGGTCGAGCGTTAG
- a CDS encoding DUF502 domain-containing protein has product MKNLFARGRANFLTGLAVVLPAVISLAVAKWLFGTVSSLTDTLLIFLPKTLTHERSGDGPMYWYWSLVALVLAILLISLVGLLARYYLGKKMIRWVDTALLRVPLLNKIYGAIKQVNEAFSSGSKSSFKTVVLIEFPRTGMYSIGFITSEQHDEVQTKTKEKVVCVFVPTTPNPTSGFLVLVPEDKVTKLEMSVADGIKYIISLGSISPEYAPPGTEALQSLKR; this is encoded by the coding sequence ATGAAAAATCTTTTTGCCCGCGGTCGGGCCAACTTCTTGACCGGGCTGGCGGTCGTGCTGCCGGCCGTGATTTCCCTGGCCGTGGCCAAGTGGCTCTTCGGTACCGTTTCCAGCCTCACCGACACGTTGCTCATTTTCCTCCCCAAAACCCTGACGCACGAACGCAGCGGCGACGGTCCGATGTATTGGTACTGGAGTCTCGTAGCGCTGGTGCTGGCGATTCTCCTGATCAGTCTGGTCGGACTTTTGGCGCGCTATTATCTCGGCAAAAAAATGATCCGCTGGGTGGACACGGCGCTCCTGCGCGTCCCGTTGCTCAACAAGATCTACGGCGCCATCAAGCAGGTCAACGAGGCCTTTTCCTCCGGCAGCAAATCTTCCTTCAAAACCGTCGTGCTGATCGAATTCCCGCGCACCGGCATGTATTCCATTGGTTTCATCACCAGCGAACAGCACGACGAAGTGCAGACGAAGACGAAGGAGAAGGTGGTTTGCGTCTTTGTCCCGACGACTCCGAATCCCACAAGCGGCTTCCTCGTGCTCGTGCCGGAGGACAAGGTGACCAAACTGGAAATGTCCGTGGCCGACGGCATCAAGTACATCATCAGCCTCGGCTCGATCTCGCCGGAATACGCGCCGCCCGGCACAGAAGCGCTTCAATCATTGAAGCGTTAA
- a CDS encoding exodeoxyribonuclease VII small subunit, producing MSKAVKTVDAAKPENLPFEAALKKLETIVEAMEADNLPLETLLARYEEGTRLARICQAKLAEAEVKIQQLEKNAAGELKLKPIALGDNSNE from the coding sequence ATGTCGAAGGCAGTCAAAACCGTGGATGCGGCGAAGCCGGAGAATCTGCCGTTTGAAGCGGCGCTAAAAAAACTCGAAACCATCGTCGAAGCCATGGAGGCAGACAATTTGCCGTTGGAAACCCTTCTGGCGCGCTACGAAGAAGGCACGCGACTGGCCCGGATTTGCCAGGCCAAACTGGCGGAGGCGGAGGTGAAAATTCAACAATTGGAAAAAAACGCGGCGGGCGAATTGAAATTAAAGCCAATTGCCTTGGGCGACAATTCCAACGAATAA
- the rpsT gene encoding 30S ribosomal protein S20 produces MPNTKSAERRMRNSARKQLGNRSITSRLHTLERNYLALVDTGKKDEAVQALRTVNSAFDKAAKTRVVHRATANRKKSRLALYLKKIK; encoded by the coding sequence ATGCCGAACACCAAATCAGCCGAACGCCGGATGCGTAACAGCGCCCGCAAACAACTGGGCAATCGCAGCATCACCTCGCGCCTGCACACGTTGGAAAGAAATTACCTGGCGCTTGTGGACACGGGCAAAAAGGATGAGGCGGTGCAAGCCTTGCGGACCGTCAATTCCGCTTTCGATAAAGCCGCCAAGACGCGCGTCGTGCACCGGGCCACCGCCAACCGCAAAAAATCCCGCCTGGCCTTGTATTTGAAGAAGATCAAGTGA
- a CDS encoding ferrous iron transport protein A: MPAESQPLTSLKVGSAGTVTEINVAPANKSRLLEMGLLVGTTVELVRFAPLGDPVEIKVRGYNLTLRKSEAEQILVRTNS; the protein is encoded by the coding sequence ATGCCCGCTGAAAGCCAACCGTTGACCTCCCTCAAGGTCGGCAGCGCCGGCACGGTCACCGAAATCAACGTCGCTCCGGCAAACAAATCCCGGTTGCTGGAAATGGGTTTGCTTGTCGGCACGACCGTGGAACTCGTCCGCTTCGCGCCACTCGGCGACCCGGTTGAAATCAAAGTGCGCGGCTACAATCTCACCCTGCGCAAAAGCGAGGCGGAGCAGATTTTGGTGAGGACGAATTCGTAA
- a CDS encoding ferrous iron transport protein A has protein sequence MSRVIAGTAVRIKRLSAPAPVISRLREMGFCEEQQIKLLSCYPNLICLVCNARLGLSAELADIILVEPLPATENAE, from the coding sequence TTGAGTCGTGTCATTGCGGGTACCGCCGTTCGTATCAAACGCCTTTCAGCTCCCGCGCCCGTTATTTCCCGTCTCCGGGAAATGGGTTTTTGTGAAGAGCAACAAATCAAGCTTCTCAGTTGCTACCCCAATCTCATCTGCCTGGTTTGCAACGCGCGCCTCGGTCTCAGCGCGGAACTGGCAGACATCATTTTGGTTGAGCCTCTTCCTGCGACCGAAAACGCAGAGTGA